From one Gracilibacillus salinarum genomic stretch:
- the spoIIR gene encoding stage II sporulation protein R, giving the protein MRKLFLFSVLIFLIIGFFPQKIESKDENAYQVIPDEAIRLRILANSDKEEDQALKREVRDAVNQEVTKWVEKMDDIDEARQLISSRIDEVEQIVADTVAEEQVEYKVEYRKDVKFPTKLYDHYLYPAGEYEAILISLGEAKGANWWCVVFPPLCFLDFSFGTTVQDEEKEEAAESESEDNEAEEKEEEVEYTFFFLKWFQ; this is encoded by the coding sequence ATGCGAAAACTTTTTTTATTTTCTGTACTTATTTTTTTAATTATCGGTTTTTTTCCGCAAAAAATAGAAAGCAAGGACGAAAATGCGTACCAGGTGATTCCGGATGAAGCGATTCGTCTGCGAATTTTAGCTAATAGTGATAAGGAAGAAGATCAGGCACTCAAACGGGAAGTACGGGATGCGGTCAATCAAGAGGTCACCAAATGGGTCGAAAAAATGGATGACATTGATGAAGCGCGCCAGCTTATTTCTTCTCGAATCGATGAAGTAGAGCAAATCGTTGCAGATACTGTTGCTGAAGAGCAGGTTGAATATAAAGTGGAATACCGTAAGGACGTGAAGTTCCCAACGAAATTATATGATCATTATTTATATCCGGCAGGTGAATATGAAGCGATTCTTATCTCACTAGGAGAAGCGAAGGGTGCTAATTGGTGGTGCGTCGTCTTTCCGCCGTTATGTTTCCTCGATTTCTCTTTTGGTACAACCGTTCAGGATGAAGAAAAAGAAGAGGCTGCCGAATCGGAATCAGAAGATAACGAGGCGGAAGAGAAGGAAGAAGAGGTAGAATATACATTTTTCTTCTTAAAATGGTTTCAATAG
- the prmC gene encoding peptide chain release factor N(5)-glutamine methyltransferase, with amino-acid sequence MMTSKTIHEALTWASSFLEAHQCEPKVAEILLLHELNWTKTDLLLGLRDSLPAEKWQSFSKNVSTHAETKVPVQHLTGVENFYGRSFRVNQHVLIPRPETEELVQYVLGHMNNAVQSGVDIGTGSGVIAITLAKESRSPIEMLAIDLSDQALQMARRNADEQQAAITFYQGSFLTPLVTEGKKVDMIVSNPPYIAYEEADSLNETVRLFDPELALFAKENGLYAYQQIISQAPHVLTEGGPLFFEIGHTQGDAVSAMIKDQFPAYQTSVIQDINGKDRIVHGYLPDSAKK; translated from the coding sequence ATGATGACTTCTAAGACGATTCATGAGGCCCTGACATGGGCTTCTTCTTTTTTAGAAGCACATCAATGTGAACCAAAAGTCGCCGAGATTCTTTTGCTGCATGAACTGAACTGGACCAAAACCGATCTGCTTCTCGGCTTGCGTGACAGTCTGCCAGCAGAAAAATGGCAATCATTCTCCAAAAATGTTTCCACACATGCTGAAACCAAAGTGCCGGTACAGCATTTAACCGGTGTGGAAAACTTTTACGGCAGAAGCTTTCGTGTGAATCAGCACGTCTTAATCCCGCGTCCGGAAACGGAAGAGCTCGTCCAATATGTGCTCGGACATATGAACAACGCTGTGCAGAGTGGTGTCGATATTGGCACAGGCAGTGGAGTCATCGCGATAACATTAGCGAAAGAATCGCGATCCCCCATTGAGATGCTGGCAATCGATCTGTCGGATCAGGCCTTACAGATGGCACGGCGTAATGCAGACGAACAGCAGGCAGCGATTACCTTTTACCAGGGAAGTTTCCTGACGCCGCTCGTTACAGAAGGGAAAAAAGTAGACATGATCGTCTCGAATCCACCTTATATTGCCTATGAGGAGGCTGATTCCTTAAATGAGACGGTGCGTCTATTTGATCCTGAGCTTGCGTTGTTTGCTAAAGAAAACGGACTCTATGCCTATCAGCAAATCATCAGCCAGGCACCACACGTATTAACCGAAGGCGGCCCGCTCTTTTTCGAAATTGGCCATACACAAGGAGATGCCGTATCAGCAATGATCAAGGACCAATTTCCAGCCTATCAGACCAGCGTGATACAGGATATCAACGGAAAAGACCGGATTGTGCATGGTTACTTACCTGACTCTGCAAAAAAATAA